A window from Synechococcus sp. RSCCF101 encodes these proteins:
- the atpB gene encoding F0F1 ATP synthase subunit A, producing MPPLPMPPLLAELEVGQHFYWRIGNLNLHGQVFLSSWVVIGALLALIIAGTRRMERDPRGVQNLLEFLWDYLRDLAREQIGEKAYRDWLPFVGTLFLFIFVSNWGGALIPWRLIELPSGELGAPTADINTTVAMALLVSLSYFYAGLSRKGLRYFEYYVEPTPIMLPFKIIEDFTKPLSLSFRLFGNILADELVVAVLAFLVPVLVPLPAMFLGLFTSAIQALIFATLAANYIGEAVHEEH from the coding sequence ATGCCCCCGCTGCCCATGCCTCCGCTGCTCGCCGAACTCGAAGTCGGCCAGCACTTCTACTGGCGAATCGGCAACCTCAACCTGCACGGCCAGGTCTTCCTGAGCTCCTGGGTTGTGATCGGTGCCCTTCTGGCGCTCATCATCGCCGGCACCCGGCGCATGGAGCGCGATCCGCGCGGTGTTCAGAACCTGCTCGAGTTCCTCTGGGACTACCTGCGTGACCTCGCCCGCGAGCAGATCGGCGAAAAGGCTTACCGCGACTGGCTGCCGTTCGTCGGCACCCTGTTCCTGTTCATCTTCGTCTCCAACTGGGGTGGAGCACTGATCCCATGGCGCCTGATCGAACTCCCCAGCGGTGAGCTCGGCGCTCCCACGGCGGACATCAACACGACCGTCGCCATGGCTCTGCTGGTGTCGCTGTCCTACTTCTATGCCGGCCTCAGCCGGAAGGGGCTGCGCTACTTCGAGTACTACGTGGAGCCGACTCCGATCATGCTCCCGTTCAAGATCATCGAGGATTTCACCAAGCCTCTGTCCCTGTCCTTCCGTCTGTTCGGCAACATCCTTGCCGACGAACTGGTCGTTGCCGTTCTGGCCTTCCTGGTTCCGGTCCTCGTGCCGCTGCCGGCGATGTTCCTCGGCCTGTTCACCAGTGCCATCCAGGCCCTGATCTTCGCGACGCTCGCCGCCAATTACATCGGCGAGGCCGTTCACGAAGAACACTGA